In Myxocyprinus asiaticus isolate MX2 ecotype Aquarium Trade chromosome 46, UBuf_Myxa_2, whole genome shotgun sequence, a single window of DNA contains:
- the LOC127435970 gene encoding monocyte chemotactic protein 1B-like yields the protein MKSLMSLIFLVLFCSMQLASSSTLANQAAQSTCCSEFTNLTIPLRRVVSYKRTSSYCPKEGIVFLTIAGKEICADPQTAWVSNHIAKVDKRTTSIGKSSSTTV from the exons ATGAAAAGTCTGATGTCTCTGATCTTCTTGGTGCTGTTCTGCTCTATGCAGCTGGCTTCGAGTT CTACTTTAGCAAACCAAGCAGCACAGTCAACATGCTGTTCAGAGTTCACAAATCTGACGATTCCTCTCAGACGTGTGGTCTCTTACAAACGGACCAGCAGCTACTGTCCCAAAGAAGGCATTGT GTTTCTGACAATTGCAGGGAAAGAAATCTGTGCAGACCCTCAGACAGCCTGGGTGAGCAATCATATTGCTAAAGTGGACAAAAGAACAACTTCTATAGGAAAGTCTTCAAGCACCACAGTATAA